One Thiocapsa sp. genomic window carries:
- a CDS encoding glycosyltransferase, giving the protein MKPRMYGIDRVLQVLWHWLPLSGRFRFAVKSFAFRTLRPWFRGTSAFSDWVEQQQWSDRSAKNGTEDALGVFDGPSPTRLQIASGVSDLPVVSVIITVCHRLKDPIACIDSIATHPPAVPIEVIVIDGRPGNDVDASLAERCDIRYLRISKDLGVVAAANRGAAQARGDFVFYLTQDIRVLAGWLDASMAIASRIPEAGVVGSQLLFPNGRVKEAGRIIGNDGRARRYGHQQDPRAPELGFVRDADAFSGDAILVRRKLLQDVGGFDPKYSCIDFAAMDLCFALQARGFRVIYQPRSQVFQEKRGLTSCDASGRENAGADPDRHHFTAKWRENFAVRSGFDERKEGIDADRRPRARMLIIDACTPTPDRDSGSIDLLNYLRVLESLDYRVTFMPADLLYAGPYTRDLQDLGVECLYLPFAHSAEKVLRARGDEFDVVMLMRLGQGSRYLKRVRACCPRAKVIFNTVDLHYLREERREVTQSGMRVRSIARRMKEQELEVVREADSTIVISPFERELLAKEVPAARLQVIPLLREIPGRSSGYGGRRGILFIGGFRPPPNVDAIVWFCECVWPSVRRRLPETELLIVGSYPSPRILGLKGNGVEVLGYVEDIEPLFARVRLTIAPLRYGAGLKGKVVTSLGYGVPCVVTPTAAEGLGLDDGQGILVAAESEAFAAAIVQLYGTADEWERSSLAGLRAVTERFSVSANRPRILDLLAELGLPA; this is encoded by the coding sequence GTGAAACCTCGCATGTATGGGATCGATCGGGTGCTGCAGGTCCTTTGGCATTGGTTGCCGCTGAGTGGAAGGTTTAGGTTCGCCGTCAAGTCTTTTGCATTTCGGACCCTTCGGCCATGGTTCAGGGGCACGTCCGCCTTTAGCGATTGGGTCGAGCAGCAGCAGTGGTCGGACCGCAGCGCGAAGAATGGTACGGAGGATGCACTTGGCGTTTTTGACGGGCCGAGCCCTACACGTTTGCAAATTGCCTCCGGGGTATCGGATTTGCCGGTGGTGTCCGTAATTATTACGGTTTGTCATCGACTTAAAGACCCAATTGCGTGCATCGATTCCATCGCTACGCATCCGCCTGCGGTTCCGATCGAGGTCATCGTCATCGACGGTCGCCCGGGCAATGACGTCGATGCGTCTTTAGCTGAGCGCTGTGATATTCGGTATCTGCGGATTTCCAAAGATCTCGGCGTCGTGGCCGCCGCGAATAGAGGCGCTGCGCAGGCCCGGGGTGATTTTGTATTTTATCTAACGCAAGACATCCGGGTTCTTGCCGGGTGGTTGGACGCGTCGATGGCGATCGCGTCGCGAATCCCCGAGGCAGGGGTCGTCGGGAGTCAGCTCTTGTTTCCGAATGGCCGAGTGAAGGAAGCCGGCCGTATCATCGGGAATGACGGTCGCGCTCGGCGCTACGGCCATCAGCAAGACCCAAGAGCTCCGGAGCTCGGTTTCGTGCGCGATGCCGATGCTTTCTCCGGCGATGCGATCCTGGTTCGCCGTAAGTTACTGCAGGATGTCGGCGGTTTCGATCCGAAGTACTCCTGTATCGACTTCGCGGCAATGGATCTGTGTTTTGCCCTGCAGGCTCGCGGCTTTCGCGTCATCTATCAGCCGCGCTCGCAGGTCTTCCAGGAGAAACGGGGCCTCACAAGTTGCGATGCCTCGGGTCGTGAGAACGCCGGTGCGGATCCGGATCGTCATCACTTTACTGCGAAATGGCGGGAGAACTTTGCTGTGCGTTCCGGGTTCGACGAACGGAAAGAGGGCATCGACGCCGATCGCCGACCTAGGGCGCGGATGCTGATCATCGATGCCTGCACCCCGACGCCTGACCGGGATTCGGGCTCGATCGATCTGCTCAACTATTTGCGCGTCCTCGAATCGCTCGACTATCGTGTCACCTTCATGCCGGCGGATCTCTTGTACGCAGGACCCTATACCAGAGATCTCCAGGATTTGGGTGTCGAGTGTCTCTATTTGCCTTTTGCGCATTCCGCCGAGAAAGTTCTCCGAGCTCGCGGCGATGAATTCGATGTCGTCATGCTTATGCGCCTGGGGCAAGGATCAAGGTATCTGAAGCGTGTTCGCGCATGTTGTCCGCGCGCGAAGGTTATTTTCAATACGGTCGATCTGCATTATCTGCGCGAGGAGCGGCGGGAGGTAACTCAGTCCGGAATGCGGGTCAGATCGATTGCCCGCCGCATGAAAGAGCAAGAGCTTGAGGTTGTACGTGAGGCCGACAGTACCATCGTCATCAGTCCGTTCGAGCGCGAGCTGCTCGCCAAGGAGGTGCCGGCGGCACGCCTACAGGTTATTCCGCTGTTGCGCGAGATTCCAGGCCGCAGTTCGGGCTACGGCGGGAGACGAGGTATTCTTTTTATCGGCGGTTTTCGTCCCCCGCCGAATGTGGATGCCATCGTCTGGTTTTGCGAGTGCGTCTGGCCTAGCGTGCGTCGTCGGTTGCCCGAGACCGAGCTTTTGATTGTCGGGAGCTATCCGTCTCCTCGGATTCTTGGACTCAAGGGAAACGGCGTGGAGGTTTTGGGCTATGTCGAGGACATCGAGCCGCTGTTTGCTCGGGTACGTCTGACGATCGCACCGCTCCGTTACGGCGCTGGGCTTAAAGGCAAGGTGGTGACCAGTCTTGGATACGGAGTGCCCTGTGTCGTGACTCCGACGGCCGCCGAGGGACTTGGGTTGGACGACGGTCAGGGCATTCTTGTGGCTGCAGAGTCCGAGGCGTTCGCTGCAGCGATCGTGCAGCTCTACGGGACTGCCGATGAGTGGGAGCGTTCTTCGTTGGCTGGTCTACGCGCGGTTACGGAGCGTTTTTCGGTCAGCGCGAATCGACCTCGGATACTGGACCTGTTGGCGGAGCTGGGTTTGCCCGCTTGA
- a CDS encoding glycosyl transferase, which translates to MSETHCFTSASFAYLDRVRVLGESLRRYHPEWTFWLCLSDREPAGFIFDAAREPIDHVVRVEELGIADLDRWVFDHDVIELCTAVKGQMLCRLLDAGADKVVYLDPDIALFGDLHNVQALLDRHDVLLTPHQLEPDNERQTILDNEIGSLKHGIFNLGFLAVANTVEGYRFAQWWRDRLLEFCFDDIPNGIFTDQRWCDLAPAFFPGVHVLRDPGYNVASWNLSRRPISIREDGRIFAADQPLRFFHFTKINGAGETMLERYAGGRVAVFELMHWYRSRLVANASSGLPFG; encoded by the coding sequence ATGTCTGAGACCCATTGTTTCACCAGCGCCTCATTCGCGTATCTTGACCGCGTTCGCGTGCTCGGAGAGTCACTGCGCCGCTATCATCCCGAATGGACGTTCTGGCTCTGCCTGTCCGACCGTGAGCCTGCGGGCTTCATTTTCGACGCAGCACGCGAGCCGATCGATCACGTCGTGCGCGTGGAGGAGCTCGGCATCGCAGATCTGGACCGTTGGGTTTTCGATCACGATGTCATCGAGCTGTGCACAGCCGTGAAAGGGCAGATGCTCTGTCGACTTCTTGATGCGGGCGCGGACAAGGTCGTCTATCTCGACCCCGACATCGCACTCTTTGGAGACCTTCACAACGTCCAAGCGCTTCTCGACCGCCACGACGTCCTTCTTACGCCTCACCAGCTTGAGCCCGACAATGAGCGCCAAACGATCCTCGACAACGAAATCGGGTCACTGAAGCACGGCATCTTTAACCTCGGATTCCTTGCTGTAGCCAACACCGTAGAGGGCTATCGCTTCGCGCAGTGGTGGCGTGACCGACTTCTTGAGTTCTGTTTCGACGATATCCCGAACGGCATCTTTACCGACCAGCGTTGGTGCGATCTTGCGCCGGCCTTCTTTCCGGGTGTCCACGTCCTCCGCGACCCCGGTTACAACGTCGCAAGCTGGAACTTGAGTCGACGACCGATCTCGATCAGAGAAGACGGCAGAATCTTCGCTGCGGACCAGCCGTTGCGTTTTTTCCATTTCACGAAGATCAACGGGGCCGGAGAAACAATGCTGGAACGCTACGCAGGTGGTCGAGTCGCCGTCTTCGAGTTGATGCATTGGTACCGGTCCCGCCTAGTCGCCAATGCCTCTTCCGGACTACCCTTTGGTTGA
- a CDS encoding ABC transporter permease has product MSTNAERVQSPLIQQLRFGLQPEQLRLALDDILEGWRRRELWATLGLHDVRQRYRRSTLGPFWITISMGVMVFALGLLYGQIFGQDLQEYLPFLAAGFIIWGLVSAIILGGCTTFIAAEGMIRQLNAPVSIYAYRELWSGVISFAHNIWIFVAVAWWFDVGVTWNILWVLPAVLILLINGFWMALFFGLLSARFRDVPLIVGSVVQVLFFLTPVIWRPEMLPDRALFLQLNPFYHMVEILRAPMLGNAPAFENWLAVLLIAVFGWVITLFFYSAYRWRIAYWV; this is encoded by the coding sequence ATGTCAACTAACGCCGAACGAGTCCAGTCGCCTTTGATTCAGCAGCTTCGCTTCGGCTTGCAGCCTGAGCAATTACGCCTTGCCTTGGACGATATCCTTGAAGGTTGGCGCCGTCGCGAGCTCTGGGCGACGCTCGGACTCCACGATGTGCGCCAGCGCTACCGGCGCTCGACGCTCGGTCCTTTTTGGATCACCATCTCGATGGGCGTCATGGTCTTTGCTTTGGGGCTTCTATACGGTCAGATCTTCGGCCAGGATCTGCAGGAGTATCTACCGTTCCTCGCTGCAGGCTTTATCATATGGGGCCTTGTCTCGGCAATCATTTTAGGTGGTTGCACAACCTTTATCGCGGCGGAGGGCATGATCCGGCAGCTCAATGCGCCCGTCTCGATCTATGCCTACCGTGAATTGTGGTCCGGGGTCATTTCCTTTGCCCACAACATCTGGATCTTCGTGGCCGTGGCCTGGTGGTTTGACGTGGGTGTGACCTGGAACATTCTCTGGGTTTTGCCTGCAGTCTTGATTCTCCTGATCAACGGCTTCTGGATGGCGCTCTTTTTCGGTCTATTGAGCGCGCGCTTTCGCGATGTTCCGCTCATTGTCGGTAGTGTGGTTCAGGTGCTCTTTTTCCTGACGCCGGTAATTTGGCGGCCCGAGATGTTGCCGGATCGCGCCTTGTTCCTGCAGCTCAATCCCTTTTATCACATGGTCGAGATCCTGCGTGCGCCGATGCTGGGCAACGCCCCTGCCTTTGAAAACTGGCTAGCGGTCTTGCTCATCGCGGTGTTCGGGTGGGTGATTACACTCTTTTTTTATTCCGCCTACCGTTGGCGGATTGCCTACTGGGTTTGA